Proteins co-encoded in one Papaver somniferum cultivar HN1 chromosome 5, ASM357369v1, whole genome shotgun sequence genomic window:
- the LOC113283783 gene encoding uncharacterized protein LOC113283783: protein MSLKFNVLADLASANDEESKVVNEWSDNKIKELKAKSIELEKIKLNAEDKGDTSFPNVRNPPKKKRIGRKRSKRLKAKRARKRTKTNPSTKPSQESVATPTPSYPHDISHQQHTEATRGRGTRGRGTRGRGALGNAAQLSNNAST, encoded by the exons ATGTCTCTGAAGTTCAACGTTTTAGCGGATTTGGCTTCTGCCAATGATGAAGAAAGTAAGGTTGTCAATGAATGGTCGGATAATAAGATTAAGGAGCTCAAAGCTAAGTCAATAGAACTCGAAAAGATTAAATTAAACGCTGAGGATAAAGGGGATACATCATTTCCTAATGTTCGTAATCCACCGAAAAAGAAACGTATAGGAAGAAAAAGATCTAAAAGACTCAAAGCCAAGAGAGCACGGAAAAGGACAAAAACAAATCCCTCGACAAAGCCTAGCCAG GAAAGTGTTGCAACTCCAACACCATCATATCCTCATGATATTTCACATCAGCAACATACAGAAGCTACTCGTGGTCGAGGTACTCGAGGTCGGGGCACTCGAGGTCGTGGTGCTCTTGGAAATGCCGCTCAACTGAGTAACAATGCTTCTACTTGA
- the LOC113280163 gene encoding putative disease resistance protein RGA3 → MSIAGGVFTNGVTEILKKLVPVIGREIGLAWGVKDELKKLRDTLQMILSVIADAERRQQNDAAVGLWLRRLKDVAYDADDVMDDFPMKPEIKHINQRLDGITKDINRFQLQSTPANNTSNSHGESSEQRSRQTESSINESSISGREDDKKKIISTLTKVIPSSDSNQEKVSVVSIVGMGGLGKTTLAQLVYNDEFVKEQFNLRMWVHVSQHFDVEKLFIKIMESITRDKFDILSNFDVLTNKVREQLNEKKYLLVLEDLWNESDEEWEQLRNPLLVGAQGSKILITTRTTKVANVVKGNIAP, encoded by the exons ATGTCTATTGCTGGAGGGGTTTTCACTAATGGTGTAActgaaatattaaagaaattggtTCCTGTTATTGGTCGAGAGATCGGTCTGGCTTGGGGTGTAAAAGATGAGCTCAAAAAACTCCGAGACACCTTACAGATGATTCTTTCGGTCATAGCTGATGCTGAGAGAAGGCAACAGAATGATGCAGCTGTAGGCCTTTGGTTGAGAAGGCTTAAAGATGTTGCTTACGATGCAGATGATGTGATGGACGACTTTCCTATGAAGCC AGAAATAAAACATATCAACCAGAGGTTAGATGGCATTACCAAAGATATAAATAGGTTCCAGTTGCAAAGTACACCCGCTAACAATACTTCTAATTCTCATGGGGAAAGTAGTGAGCAACGGAGCCGACAAACCGAGTCGTCTATAAATGAATCAAGCATTAGTGGACGGGAGgatgataagaaaaaaataataagtaCGTTAACAAAGGTCATCCCATCATCTGACAGCAATCAAGAAAAGGTCTCCGTCGTTTCCATAGTGGGGATGGGTGGGCTAGGGAAAACAACCCTCGCTCAACTCGTCTACAATGATGAATTTGTAAAGGAACAGTTCAATCTAAGAATGTGGGTTCATGTATCTCAACATTTTGATGTGGAAAAGCTCTTTATAAAAATTATGGAGTCCATTACTCGAGATAAGTTtgatattttatcaaatttcGACGTATTAACAAATAAAGTTCGAGAACAATTAAACGAGAAGAAATATTTGCTAGTGCTTGAGGATTTATGGAATGAGAGTGATGAAGAATGGGAGCAACTCCGTAATCCGTTGCTTGTTGGTGCTCAAGGGAGTAAAATTTTGATCACTACTCGTACAACCAAGGTTGCGAATGTTGTTAAGGGGAACATTGCTCCTTAA